One window of Bacillus alkalicellulosilyticus genomic DNA carries:
- a CDS encoding CPBP family intramembrane glutamic endopeptidase — protein MSQTKAIDRMTDKEILLSLYSSQALMLAIALIIGLFMFSDWSEFFSLFTWDFREIVFFGGGVAVLVIVVDLILYKFLPTSWVDDGGINERVFKNRNIIHIFFIALVVAVSEEILFRGILQTGLGLVPASLIFAIIHFRYLSKIILFIMTVSISFLLGYAFWYTGNLLVPIFAHFLIDFILGVLLSKAKSRGDLHAEI, from the coding sequence ATGTCGCAAACAAAAGCCATTGATAGGATGACTGACAAAGAAATTTTATTAAGTCTATACTCGAGTCAAGCTCTAATGTTAGCGATAGCATTAATTATAGGTTTATTTATGTTTTCGGATTGGAGTGAATTTTTCTCACTATTTACGTGGGATTTTCGTGAAATTGTGTTTTTCGGTGGTGGAGTGGCCGTACTGGTTATTGTCGTCGACCTCATCTTATATAAATTCCTTCCTACTTCTTGGGTCGATGATGGAGGAATTAATGAGCGCGTTTTTAAAAATCGAAATATCATTCATATTTTTTTCATCGCCCTCGTCGTTGCCGTTTCAGAGGAAATACTTTTTAGAGGAATTTTACAAACTGGGTTAGGCTTAGTGCCAGCGAGTTTAATTTTTGCAATTATTCATTTTAGATATCTATCGAAGATTATTTTATTTATAATGACAGTAAGCATTAGCTTTTTATTAGGGTATGCCTTTTGGTATACAGGGAATTTATTAGTGCCCATTTTTGCCCATTTTTTAATTGATTTTATTTTAGGAGTGTTACTTAGTAAAGCAAAAAGTAGGGGGGACTTACATGCGGAGATATAA
- a CDS encoding RecQ family ATP-dependent DNA helicase: protein MSSLESALKRFFQYDQFREGQKQVIEAVLAGDDVLAMLPTGTGKSICYQLPALLLEGTAIIVSPLLSLMEDQVQQLHSIGLKKAVALNSFLSWEERIKVVNQLHLYKLVYVSPEVLQSSFVIQKLKTMQISLFVIDEAHCISQWGHEFRTDYLKLTQVRTMLQRPPCLALTATATKEIQTDIIHHLQLTNETRLLYSVDRPNIAIAVEKLETINDKVSILTKYVSELQGPGMIYFSSRAWAEKMAMHLRDQGIDNVAYYHGGLSQEDRILIQQQFMNEQLQIICCTNAFGMGINKNNVRFVIHFHYPNQIESYLQEIGRAGRDQQNSIAILLYCEEDQVLPLSLIDHEFPTVEQLRIVLSFLSQVERLEKGDDLLLQQTANLEETVWRFIQYHLEEQNVLVDGVVSIKGREQEMVELFERKIKERVKHKAKKLSEIEEWIYSSSCKRTGYLHLFDQTLINKPEQCCTECGIELDIYRKTGENRNEKKIEISNWELQLKQIFHQ from the coding sequence GTGAGTTCTCTTGAATCCGCATTGAAACGATTTTTTCAGTATGACCAGTTTCGAGAAGGGCAAAAGCAAGTAATCGAAGCCGTTTTAGCGGGTGATGATGTTCTTGCAATGCTACCGACAGGAACAGGAAAATCGATTTGTTATCAATTGCCGGCACTTTTGCTTGAGGGAACGGCCATTATTGTTTCCCCTTTATTATCATTAATGGAGGACCAGGTCCAACAATTACATAGCATTGGTCTAAAAAAAGCAGTAGCTTTAAATAGTTTTCTTTCTTGGGAAGAACGGATTAAAGTAGTCAATCAACTACATCTTTATAAACTAGTTTATGTTTCTCCAGAAGTTCTGCAATCTTCTTTTGTTATTCAAAAGCTAAAAACAATGCAGATTTCTCTCTTTGTGATAGATGAAGCTCATTGTATTTCGCAATGGGGACATGAATTTCGTACAGACTATTTAAAGTTAACTCAAGTTCGAACGATGTTACAGCGACCACCCTGCTTAGCATTAACAGCAACGGCTACAAAGGAGATTCAAACAGATATTATTCATCATCTACAATTAACGAACGAAACTCGATTGCTATACTCAGTAGACCGTCCAAACATAGCAATTGCAGTTGAAAAGCTTGAAACAATAAATGATAAGGTATCGATATTAACGAAATATGTCAGTGAGCTTCAGGGCCCTGGTATGATTTATTTTTCAAGTCGCGCTTGGGCTGAAAAGATGGCCATGCATCTAAGGGATCAGGGGATTGACAATGTAGCGTACTATCATGGTGGTTTAAGTCAAGAAGACCGAATTCTTATCCAGCAACAATTTATGAATGAACAACTGCAAATTATTTGTTGTACGAATGCGTTTGGGATGGGGATTAATAAAAATAATGTGAGGTTTGTGATTCATTTTCATTATCCTAATCAGATTGAGTCCTATCTTCAAGAAATCGGAAGGGCGGGGCGTGACCAACAAAATAGCATTGCGATTCTCCTCTATTGTGAAGAGGATCAAGTATTACCGTTAAGTCTAATCGACCATGAATTTCCCACAGTAGAACAACTTAGGATAGTCCTTTCTTTTTTAAGTCAAGTTGAGCGGCTTGAAAAAGGAGACGATCTTCTCTTACAACAAACGGCCAATCTTGAAGAGACAGTGTGGCGTTTTATTCAATATCATCTAGAAGAACAAAATGTATTGGTGGATGGAGTCGTTAGTATTAAAGGAAGAGAACAAGAAATGGTTGAACTATTTGAACGTAAAATAAAGGAAAGGGTAAAGCATAAGGCAAAGAAATTATCTGAGATTGAAGAATGGATTTATAGTTCTTCATGTAAAAGAACAGGATATTTACACCTTTTTGATCAAACTCTAATAAACAAACCTGAACAATGTTGTACGGAATGTGGGATTGAATTGGACATTTATCGTAAAACTGGAGAAAATAGAAATGAGAAAAAGATCGAAATATCAAACTGGGAATTACAGTTAAAACAAATTTTTCATCAATAA